The window TCACCGGCCAGGGCACGCTCACCGCCCTGTGCACCCTCTTCGAGACGGTGTGGGAGAACGCCCGCCCGCTGGGCCAGGCCCCCCGCCGCGACGAGGGCGAACTGGACCACCAGGAGGCGGCCACCCTGCGCCTGCTCGCCGAGGGCCACACCGACGAGGGCATCGCCAAGCGCCTCGGCGTCTCCCACCGCACGGCCCGCCGCATCGCCACGGTCCTGATGGAGCGCCTGGGCGCCCGAAGCCGCTTCGAGGCCGGCGCCCGGGCGGTCCAGCGCGGCTGGCTCCCGCCGGACGCGTAGCCCGTCACCGGACACGGACGCCGGACCGAGTCCTAGCGCACGCTCAGCGGCCGCTGGTCCGTCCACACCTCGTCGATGTGCGCGAGGCACTCCTCCTTGGTCCCGGCCACACCCGCGTCCCGCCAGCCCAGGGGCAGTTCACGTCCCTCGGCCCAGATCGAGTACTGCTCTTCCCCGTTGACGACAACGGTGAACCGTCCCACGCCGCACCTCCACGTACGTGCCGGCCCGACAGCCCGGCTACCTCATTGCGGGCCCAGCCTGTTCCGCCCACCCCCGCACCACAACACCCACCCCATACCGGCTCCCGAACTCCACAATCGCCCCAGCCGATCGCCCCGTCCCGAGCCCCGGAACCCACGCCCCCGTGCCACCTCCCTCCGTCCCGCACCAGTGCGCGAGTAGGGTTGTCCTGGCTCATCACGGACCGGGGGAGAACGCGCATGGAACGGCTGCGCCATGACGACCCTCCGCACACCGGGCCCCACATCACCCTGGCCCGGCTCGACGCGGAGTCCGAACAGGCCGTTCCCGCGCGCCGCTTCATCGCCCGCAGCGCCGACGGCGACCGCACGTTCCTCGCCTTCCTCCCGCGCACCGACGTCGACCCGACCCGCTGGGCGATCGAGGCGGAGGGTGCCCGTCGGCTCTCGATACCGGGATTCCTTCCGGTCGGGGAGGTCGGCGGCACGGCGGACCTCCCCTGGTACACGGCGCCGTACGTCCCCGCCCTCCCGCTCCCCGCCGCCCTGCGCGCTCACGGCGGTCCGCTGCCGGAGCCGGTCGTACGAGCCCTGGGCGCTTCCCTCGCCCGGACGCTGTCCACCGCCCACGCCCTCGGCGTGACGCACGCCGGCCTCTCCCCCGCCGCCGTACTGCTCACCACCGAAGGCGCCCGCCTGGGCTGCTTCGGGGCGGTACGGGCCGCGGCCCCGGACGGCATGCGGCGCAGCGGCCTGCCCGGCCTCGACTCCGGCAGCCTCGCGCCGGAACAAGCGGCCGGTGGACGGCCGCGCCCGCTGGGCGACGTGTACGCCCTGGGGGCGGTGCTCGCCTACGCGGGAACCGGCCACACCGTCCCCGAACGCGACGAACTTCCCCCCTTCCTCCGCGAACTGATCATGGCCTGCCTCTCCCGCGATCCCGAGCGGCGTCCGCAGGCGCACCAGGTCCTCACCCACCTGGAGTCACACCTGGAGGCACGCCCGGTGTCACACCCGGAGCCGGCCGCACCCACGGCGGCACATCAGGCCACCGTCCTGGACACGGCCGCCCCGATCCCCCTGCCGGCGCCCGTGGTCGCCGCGCTCGCACGCCAGTCGGCGCAGGTCCTCGCGGCCGAACTCCCCGCTCCCGCTCCCCTGGACTGACGGCTGATGCTCTCCCCCCTGACCCACGACGACCCGCACCGGCTCGGCCCGTACCGCCTCATCGCCCGCCTGGGCAGCGGCGGCATGGGCACCGTCTACCTCGCCCGCTCGGCCACCGGCCGTACGGCGGCGCTGAAGACGATGCATGCCCGCATCGCCACCGACCCCGCCACCCGCACCCGCTTCCGCCTGGAAGTGGACGCGGCCCGCGTCATCGGCTCCGTCCACGGCGCCCAGGTCTTCGACGCCGACCCGCTCGCCGAAACTCCCTGGCTGGCCACCGAGTACGTCCTCGGCCCACCCCTCGACGACGCCGTCTCCCTCGCGGGACCCCTCCCCGAGCCCGCGGTACGCGCGCTCGGAGCCCTGCTCTGTGCGGCTCTGGCCCAGCTCCACGCCTCGGACGTCGTCCACCGCGACCTCAAACCCTCCAACATCATGATCACGGCAGACGGCCCCAAAGTCATCGACTTCGGCATCGCCCGAGCCATCGGCGACGACCGCCTCACCCGCACCGGTACCGCCGCCGGCACGCCCGCCTTCATGTCCCCCGAGCAGGCGACCGGCCGGGAACACACCCCTGCGGGAGACGTCTTCGCACTCGCCGGCGTCCTCACCTACGCGGCCACCGGCCACGGCCCCTTCGGCACCGGACAGCACGCCGACCTCATCTACCGCGTCCGCTACGCCGACCCCGACCTCACCGGAGTCCCCCCGGCCCTGCTCCCGATCCTGACCCGCTGCCTCGGCAAGAACCCGGCCGACCGCCCCGACACCACCGAACTCGCCGCCCAGCTGCACCCCGGGCGGGGCGGCGGCTTCGCCGGCCATCTCCCCGAGCCCCTGCTCATGGAGATCGCCCGCCGCGCCGGTGGCGTCTGGCAGGCCCGGCCCCACCGCCTCCCGGCCCCACCGGGACACGACCTCGCCGCAACCTTCCCGAGCGGCAACCCGTCCGCCCCGTTCACCCCGTCCGTCCTGTCCCGCCGCAAGCTCCTGACCCTCGGCGGGAGTTCCGTACTCGGAGCGGCGGCGGTCGGAGCCGGCGTCTGGGCCTGGGCCTGGCCGGGCCGTCCGAAGCCGCCCGCCGCCTCCTCGAAGGAACCGGCGTGGGACCTGCTCTGGCAGGTCCAGAAGGCCGGCTCCGCCGACCCCCTCATTCCCCCCGCGCCGCTCGTCCTGGACGGACTGCTCCTCGTGGGCGAGTACGGCGTACAGGGCCTGGATCCCGCGACCGGAGCGGCGAAGTGGTCGGACCCCCAGGTCTACTTCATGCGCCGGACCGCCACGGACGGCAAGCAGATCTACGCCGCCGACTACACCCTGGAAGAGACCGATCCCCTCCGCGTTTCGGCGGTCGATCCGGCCACCGGAGACCTCAAGGCCCCGTTCAGTGAACTCAAAGACCTGAGAGCGATCCTCTACGGAACCCAGCTGCTCTGCGCGGCGGGTGATGCCGTCTACCTGGCGGGAGGCCGGGGCCCTCACATGCCCACCGGTTTCGCCAAGGGCCAGACATGGTTCCTGCTGGGCATCGACACCCGTTCGGGCGGCAAACTCTGGGAGGTCCCGCTCCCCGCTCGACCGGACAAGTCCGAGCGCCTGCACTTCCTGTCCGCACAGGCCGTGGGTGAGTACCTGGTCCTCGTCCAGCAGTCCGCGGACGGAGAACCGCGCCTCGTCGTACACAACGCACGGACGGGCAAAGCGCTGTGGGACCGGCCGCTGAGCGGCAGGCAGTCGGCTCTCAGCCGGGCCCGGGTGGCCGTGGACGGCCGCCACGTGTACCCGTCGGCGGGTGAACTCGTCGCGCTGGGCCTGGCCGACGGCAAGCCGGCCTGGCGTTTCGAAGGGGCGACGCCGGGGGCGCGGTTCAGCCCGCCGGCCGTCAAGGACGGTGTGGTGTACGCGGTGGAGGAAGGCCGCGGCATGGTCGCCCTCGACGCCACGAGCGGGGCACTGCGGTGGGCGGAGAAGAGCCGCGAGGTCCCGGCCGAGGACCTCGACACCCCGCCCACAGTCGGGATCGCGCAGGTGTACGTGTACAGCAAGGCCTCGTCCGGGCTGCTGGCCGCGGACCTGCGGACCGGCGCCGTGACCCGTCCCTTCAAAGCCGCCAAGGCGCGGTACTTCGCCCACGCGTCCGCCGGGCGGCTCATCGCCATCGGCGACGAATACGTCGCCGCGTACCCCCTCGCTTGAACTCACGGAAAGCCTCACACGCAATGAAGCCCCTGGAATCCGGAGACCCGATCCGACTGGGTCCGTACCGCATCCTCGCCGTGCTCGGCGAAGGAGGCATGGGCAAGGTCTACGTCGGTCAGGACGGCGAGGGGCACGCCGCCGCCGTGAAGGTGCTGCACCCCCACCTGACGCACGACCAGAACCTCACGCAGCGATTCGTCCGCGAGGCCCAGATGGCCAGGGCGGTCGCCGGCGGGTCCGTGGCCCGCGTCCTGGACGCCCGAACGGAGGGCGGGCGTCCGTGGATCGCCACCGAATTCCTGACCGGGCCGACGCTCGCGGATGCCGTCCGCTCCCACGGG of the Streptomyces sp. NBC_01294 genome contains:
- a CDS encoding MbtH family protein, whose product is MGRFTVVVNGEEQYSIWAEGRELPLGWRDAGVAGTKEECLAHIDEVWTDQRPLSVR
- a CDS encoding serine/threonine protein kinase, giving the protein MERLRHDDPPHTGPHITLARLDAESEQAVPARRFIARSADGDRTFLAFLPRTDVDPTRWAIEAEGARRLSIPGFLPVGEVGGTADLPWYTAPYVPALPLPAALRAHGGPLPEPVVRALGASLARTLSTAHALGVTHAGLSPAAVLLTTEGARLGCFGAVRAAAPDGMRRSGLPGLDSGSLAPEQAAGGRPRPLGDVYALGAVLAYAGTGHTVPERDELPPFLRELIMACLSRDPERRPQAHQVLTHLESHLEARPVSHPEPAAPTAAHQATVLDTAAPIPLPAPVVAALARQSAQVLAAELPAPAPLD
- a CDS encoding protein kinase domain-containing protein, with translation MLSPLTHDDPHRLGPYRLIARLGSGGMGTVYLARSATGRTAALKTMHARIATDPATRTRFRLEVDAARVIGSVHGAQVFDADPLAETPWLATEYVLGPPLDDAVSLAGPLPEPAVRALGALLCAALAQLHASDVVHRDLKPSNIMITADGPKVIDFGIARAIGDDRLTRTGTAAGTPAFMSPEQATGREHTPAGDVFALAGVLTYAATGHGPFGTGQHADLIYRVRYADPDLTGVPPALLPILTRCLGKNPADRPDTTELAAQLHPGRGGGFAGHLPEPLLMEIARRAGGVWQARPHRLPAPPGHDLAATFPSGNPSAPFTPSVLSRRKLLTLGGSSVLGAAAVGAGVWAWAWPGRPKPPAASSKEPAWDLLWQVQKAGSADPLIPPAPLVLDGLLLVGEYGVQGLDPATGAAKWSDPQVYFMRRTATDGKQIYAADYTLEETDPLRVSAVDPATGDLKAPFSELKDLRAILYGTQLLCAAGDAVYLAGGRGPHMPTGFAKGQTWFLLGIDTRSGGKLWEVPLPARPDKSERLHFLSAQAVGEYLVLVQQSADGEPRLVVHNARTGKALWDRPLSGRQSALSRARVAVDGRHVYPSAGELVALGLADGKPAWRFEGATPGARFSPPAVKDGVVYAVEEGRGMVALDATSGALRWAEKSREVPAEDLDTPPTVGIAQVYVYSKASSGLLAADLRTGAVTRPFKAAKARYFAHASAGRLIAIGDEYVAAYPLA